In the Lysinibacillus sp. PLM2 genome, one interval contains:
- the yhfN gene encoding putative metalloprotease YhfN, whose protein sequence is MGKKWGIGSLILFGLYSFVMYVYIFHFSDGGVPEAFKGTVADPETFMTDRELLLSQEYSKIRNFIFFIVNPFEWLMYFYILIFGISHLFEKWSKITKWKVVHYTVYLFLLTLLTFIVFFPINYYRYTLSKGYGISTQEFASWMSDNVIDFWINFLITVITVSVLYWLIRKSKKKWWLFAWMLTVPFSIFLMYIQPVIIDPLYNEFYPLQNKELEEKILTLAEQANIPAEHVFEVNMADKTNALNAYVTGVGNNSRIVLWDTTLNRLNEQEILFIMAHEMGHYVEKHIYIGIAGYLLMMFVGLWLISKIAPWMIKKFGHYFKVKSLDNISSLPVILLISSVLLFFSNPIYNSVSRYQEARADQYAIELVNDPEAAVSGFQKLAKAGLSEVNPPLLIKWFRYTHPPMLERINSIVIKE, encoded by the coding sequence ATGGGAAAGAAATGGGGAATTGGTTCTTTAATTTTATTTGGCCTATACTCATTCGTTATGTATGTTTATATTTTTCATTTCAGTGATGGTGGAGTTCCTGAAGCCTTTAAAGGGACTGTTGCAGATCCTGAAACCTTTATGACAGATCGGGAGCTACTACTTAGTCAAGAATATTCTAAAATCCGAAATTTCATCTTTTTTATTGTCAATCCTTTTGAATGGCTCATGTATTTTTACATTTTAATTTTTGGCATATCGCATTTGTTTGAAAAATGGTCAAAAATAACAAAATGGAAGGTAGTGCACTATACAGTATACTTATTCTTATTAACCTTGCTTACATTTATAGTATTTTTCCCGATCAATTATTATCGATATACTCTAAGTAAAGGATATGGTATTAGTACACAAGAATTCGCTTCCTGGATGAGCGATAATGTAATTGATTTTTGGATAAATTTTTTAATAACAGTCATTACCGTTTCAGTTCTGTATTGGCTAATTAGAAAAAGTAAGAAAAAATGGTGGCTCTTTGCTTGGATGTTAACTGTACCATTTTCGATTTTTTTAATGTATATACAACCAGTCATAATAGACCCGCTATATAATGAATTTTACCCTTTGCAAAATAAAGAGCTTGAGGAAAAAATACTAACATTAGCAGAGCAAGCAAATATACCAGCTGAACATGTATTTGAAGTAAATATGGCGGATAAAACAAATGCATTAAATGCTTATGTAACAGGTGTAGGGAATAATTCAAGAATTGTTCTTTGGGATACGACATTAAATCGTCTAAATGAACAAGAAATTTTATTTATTATGGCTCATGAAATGGGGCATTACGTAGAGAAACATATTTACATTGGTATCGCAGGTTACCTTCTCATGATGTTTGTAGGGCTTTGGTTAATTTCAAAAATTGCTCCTTGGATGATTAAAAAATTTGGACATTATTTTAAAGTTAAAAGTTTAGATAATATAAGCTCATTACCGGTCATATTACTCATTTCGTCGGTTTTGTTATTTTTCTCTAATCCAATATACAATTCAGTCTCAAGATATCAGGAAGCAAGGGCTGATCAATATGCTATTGAATTAGTTAACGACCCGGAAGCAGCTGTTAGCGGTTTTCAAAAATTAGCAAAAGCTGGCTTGAGTGAGGTAAATCCTCCTTTACTTATCAAATGGTTTAGATATACACATCCACCAATGTTAGAAAGAATTAATAGTATCGTGATAAAAGAATAA
- a CDS encoding 5-methyltetrahydropteroyltriglutamate--homocysteine methyltransferase produces the protein MTELVGPFRYDHVGSFLRPQKLKEARTKFQNNEITYAELKQVEDEEIIRLIDKQKEIGVLSITDGEFRRSWWHFDFLGALEGMENYDKDHGLQFHKVETSKKGIRVVGKIDFGNHPFLDHFKFIRDHAGDSTVKFTIPSPNMLHARADKNADIYQNEKDLIEDTIKAYQKAIQAFYDAGCRYLQLDDTSWASLFSEETRAKLVDEGKNPQEYMETLQYVINETIKNKPSDMTITMHICRGNYKSTFHSSGGYDFAAKVIFGGLNVDGLFLEFDDERSGSFEPLKYVNRSDLKVVLGLVTSKFGELEDKESIKARIQEAAKFVPLNQLCLSPQCGFSSTEEGNILEEENQWAKLTLIKEIAEEVWG, from the coding sequence ATGACAGAATTAGTAGGACCATTTCGTTATGATCATGTAGGGAGTTTTTTACGCCCTCAAAAATTGAAGGAAGCACGTACAAAATTTCAAAACAATGAAATTACATACGCTGAGTTAAAACAAGTAGAAGACGAAGAGATTATACGTTTAATTGATAAGCAAAAAGAGATTGGCGTATTATCAATTACTGATGGTGAATTCCGTCGTAGTTGGTGGCATTTTGATTTCTTAGGTGCACTTGAAGGAATGGAAAATTACGATAAAGATCATGGATTGCAATTTCATAAAGTAGAGACAAGTAAAAAAGGTATCCGTGTAGTTGGGAAAATTGACTTTGGGAATCATCCATTTTTAGATCATTTTAAATTTATTCGAGACCATGCTGGAGATTCTACTGTTAAATTTACAATTCCTAGCCCAAATATGCTCCATGCACGCGCGGATAAAAACGCTGATATTTATCAAAATGAAAAAGATTTAATTGAAGACACAATTAAAGCATATCAAAAAGCGATTCAAGCGTTTTATGATGCAGGTTGTCGTTACTTACAATTAGATGATACTTCATGGGCAAGTCTATTCTCAGAAGAAACTCGTGCAAAGCTAGTGGATGAAGGGAAAAACCCACAGGAGTATATGGAAACATTACAATATGTGATTAATGAAACGATTAAAAATAAACCATCGGACATGACGATAACAATGCACATCTGTCGTGGTAATTACAAATCAACATTCCATTCAAGTGGAGGATATGATTTTGCGGCAAAAGTAATCTTTGGTGGACTAAATGTAGATGGTCTATTCTTAGAATTTGACGATGAACGCTCAGGTAGCTTTGAACCGTTAAAATATGTAAATCGTTCTGATTTAAAGGTTGTTCTTGGTCTTGTTACTTCAAAATTTGGTGAGCTAGAAGATAAAGAAAGTATAAAAGCACGTATTCAAGAAGCAGCAAAATTTGTTCCATTAAATCAATTATGCTTAAGTCCTCAATGTGGTTTTTCATCTACTGAAGAAGGAAATATTTTAGAAGAAGAAAACCAATGGGCAAAACTTACTTTAATAAAAGAAATTGCAGAAGAGGTTTGGGGATAA
- a CDS encoding AMP-dependent synthetase: protein MSTIGNLALKSAKAYPNKIAVKFKEISYTYEQLIHRAYALTSYFHSIGLKKGDRLGILMSNRSEHIELDVAVSFFGLIKVPLNYRLHPEEHEYQIKDSEMVLLIGEADLLNKLNTALPTITVGEEYETIINKYYGQIYENEVNEDDLMAIMYTSGTTGNPKGVMLSHRNMVSGALSLSIACEVDFNDTIGHVAPLTHGANFLSHVAWLFGLTQVVYDRFEPHQFIQHLEEDQISIIFLVPTMVNLMVQHEQFDPAKLKTIKSINMAGSPIAAAKLQEALNKIGTKFVETYGQVEAPMCISIMPRNELQNRLDSCGRIGPFVDVKIIDDEGNELPIGEVGEIVAKGPLVMKGYWNNEKATQDTLKNGWLHTGDLGKLDNNGYLYIVDRKKEVIISGGVNIYPREVEEVLNKHPFVKETCVIGVPDEKWGESVIAYVVPNGRGEVQSEELIELCKNHLASFKKPKEINIVESLPKSSYGKILKRELVKKHIEVMK from the coding sequence TTGAGTACAATTGGTAATTTAGCGTTAAAATCTGCAAAGGCTTATCCTAATAAAATAGCTGTAAAATTTAAAGAAATTTCATACACATATGAACAGTTAATTCATCGAGCTTATGCATTAACTTCCTATTTTCATAGTATTGGTTTGAAAAAGGGGGACCGTTTAGGCATTTTAATGTCAAATCGGTCAGAGCATATTGAGTTAGATGTAGCGGTTTCATTTTTTGGGTTAATTAAAGTACCGCTAAATTATCGTCTCCATCCAGAGGAACATGAATATCAAATAAAAGATTCGGAGATGGTTCTTTTAATAGGTGAAGCAGATTTACTCAATAAATTAAATACCGCACTACCAACAATTACGGTTGGTGAAGAATATGAAACAATTATTAATAAGTATTATGGTCAAATCTATGAAAATGAAGTTAATGAAGATGACTTGATGGCCATTATGTACACTTCAGGCACAACAGGGAATCCAAAGGGCGTCATGCTATCTCATCGAAATATGGTGAGTGGAGCATTATCGTTATCCATTGCATGTGAAGTTGATTTTAACGATACGATTGGTCATGTTGCCCCTCTAACACATGGTGCGAACTTTTTAAGCCATGTAGCTTGGCTTTTCGGATTAACACAAGTAGTTTACGACAGATTTGAGCCACATCAATTTATACAACATTTAGAGGAAGATCAAATTTCCATCATCTTTTTAGTGCCAACAATGGTTAATTTAATGGTTCAACATGAACAATTTGATCCAGCAAAATTAAAGACGATTAAATCGATCAATATGGCAGGCTCGCCAATCGCTGCTGCAAAACTACAAGAAGCACTTAATAAAATTGGTACAAAATTTGTAGAAACATATGGTCAGGTTGAAGCGCCTATGTGTATTTCGATTATGCCAAGAAATGAACTTCAAAATCGTTTAGATTCTTGTGGCCGTATTGGACCATTTGTTGATGTGAAAATCATTGATGATGAAGGAAATGAATTACCTATTGGAGAAGTGGGCGAAATCGTTGCAAAAGGCCCACTTGTGATGAAGGGGTATTGGAATAACGAGAAAGCTACACAAGATACATTAAAGAATGGATGGCTTCATACTGGTGATTTAGGAAAACTGGATAATAACGGTTATTTATATATTGTTGATCGAAAAAAAGAAGTTATCATTTCTGGTGGAGTCAATATATACCCTAGAGAAGTTGAGGAAGTTCTAAATAAGCATCCATTCGTAAAAGAAACTTGTGTAATTGGTGTTCCTGACGAAAAATGGGGTGAATCTGTTATTGCCTACGTTGTTCCAAATGGTCGTGGAGAGGTTCAGTCAGAAGAATTGATAGAATTGTGTAAAAATCATCTAGCAAGCTTTAAAAAACCGAAAGAGATTAATATTGTGGAAAGTCTACCAAAAAGCTCCTACGGAAAAATTTTAAAAAGAGAGCTTGTAAAGAAACATATTGAGGTGATGAAATGA
- a CDS encoding acetyl-CoA acetyltransferase: protein MTAPVYIHGIGMTKFGSFEDKTLKDLLIEASKEAIKDAGVSKIDAVFVGNFMGGSLANQEILGAIVANDLGLGYIPTAKLEGACASGGIALRQGVLSIMSGEYETVLIVGAEKMKHASTSTVTQVINTAMDQSTNEKEAGLTFPGYFGTVANRYFYETGASKEHLAKVALKNRENAMNNPYAQFQKPTTIDEILNARMVTDPLGLFDCSPITDGGAAVVLSSKPSNIKVRASAQASGPTLMQDADDLLSLPAVRVSGEKAYEKAGLGPEDIDVVEIHDCFSMTEILSSEELGFFPKLQGWQGVNEGKTRVDGEIPINTSGGLLSKGHPIGATGIAQIYQLVRQLRGNAPNQLTKQPKIALAQNLGGTGAYSVVHILERV from the coding sequence ATGACAGCACCAGTCTATATTCATGGTATTGGGATGACGAAGTTTGGTTCCTTTGAAGATAAAACGTTAAAGGATCTCCTAATAGAAGCATCGAAAGAAGCGATTAAAGATGCAGGTGTTTCCAAAATTGATGCAGTTTTTGTTGGGAATTTTATGGGCGGTTCTTTGGCCAATCAGGAAATACTCGGGGCAATTGTAGCTAATGATTTGGGTTTAGGCTATATTCCAACCGCTAAGCTTGAGGGTGCTTGTGCCTCAGGAGGGATAGCCTTGAGACAGGGTGTTTTAAGTATTATGAGTGGTGAATATGAGACAGTACTTATTGTTGGAGCTGAAAAAATGAAGCATGCTTCTACCTCAACTGTTACACAGGTGATTAATACAGCGATGGATCAAAGTACAAATGAAAAGGAAGCTGGGTTAACCTTCCCTGGATACTTCGGTACTGTTGCAAATCGATATTTTTACGAAACAGGTGCATCAAAAGAGCATCTTGCAAAGGTAGCATTAAAAAATAGAGAAAATGCAATGAATAACCCTTATGCGCAATTTCAAAAACCGACTACGATTGACGAAATTCTTAACGCACGGATGGTAACTGATCCCCTTGGCTTATTTGATTGTTCACCAATTACTGATGGTGGGGCAGCAGTTGTTTTATCTAGTAAACCTTCTAATATTAAAGTGCGTGCTAGTGCGCAAGCTTCAGGTCCTACATTAATGCAAGATGCGGATGATCTGTTAAGCCTACCAGCAGTTCGAGTATCAGGTGAGAAAGCATATGAGAAAGCAGGGCTCGGTCCGGAAGATATCGATGTGGTAGAAATACACGATTGCTTTTCTATGACTGAAATTCTTTCGAGTGAGGAGCTAGGTTTCTTCCCTAAATTACAAGGGTGGCAAGGGGTAAACGAAGGTAAAACACGTGTTGATGGCGAAATTCCAATCAATACAAGCGGAGGATTGCTTTCAAAAGGTCATCCAATTGGAGCAACAGGCATTGCACAAATTTATCAGCTTGTTAGACAACTGCGTGGGAATGCACCGAATCAATTAACGAAGCAACCTAAGATTGCATTAGCACAAAACTTAGGTGGTACAGGTGCTTACTCAGTTGTTCATATATTGGAGAGGGTGTAA
- the phoE gene encoding putative phosphatase PhoE, whose product MTLICLVRHGETDWNTLRKIQGRKDIPLNQNGSTQAKDCRNYLSAFEWNVIVTSPLRRAKQTAEIINGKLNLPLIVMENFIERDYGDVEGLTIEERALLYPEKNCINQESVELVSKRVFAGINKLHKLYPEQKIIIVAHGGIIKVLLNSILKDKDQLQKSGVPNGSINTIYIENGEWKVKGYNHIEHLSNTQKTILR is encoded by the coding sequence ATGACATTAATTTGTTTAGTGAGACACGGTGAAACAGATTGGAATACGCTTCGAAAAATTCAAGGTAGAAAAGATATTCCCTTAAATCAAAATGGTTCTACACAAGCAAAAGACTGTAGAAACTATTTAAGTGCGTTCGAATGGAACGTCATCGTTACTAGTCCACTAAGAAGAGCTAAACAAACAGCAGAGATTATAAATGGAAAGTTAAATTTACCACTAATTGTAATGGAAAATTTTATCGAAAGAGATTATGGTGATGTGGAAGGTCTTACAATAGAAGAACGAGCTCTACTGTATCCAGAAAAAAATTGTATAAATCAGGAAAGTGTTGAATTGGTTAGTAAGCGTGTATTTGCAGGTATTAACAAATTACACAAGTTATATCCTGAGCAAAAAATCATCATAGTTGCTCATGGTGGTATTATTAAAGTACTATTGAATTCAATTTTAAAGGATAAAGACCAATTACAAAAAAGTGGAGTTCCAAATGGGAGCATTAATACAATATACATTGAAAATGGGGAGTGGAAGGTAAAAGGGTATAATCATATTGAACATTTGTCAAATACACAAAAGACTATCTTGAGGTAA
- the fabG_3 gene encoding beta-ketoacyl-ACP reductase, whose protein sequence is MNLKDDVAIITGAASGIGQAIAVQLSQQGVHTVLVDINSCEETISMLAHESYLECLGDIRDEKFVQATVNRTIGKYGEVHILVNNAGTASRKDLETMTLEDWDRDLNTNLKAAFLFTQACVYPHMKDAGYGRIINISSVSGLNGGVTSGNEGKGRSGPAYAASKGGVIALTKWVAKELGPYGITCNSVAPGATATAITAGVPYDTGQQVIKRMGQPDDIAGAVLYFASRDSSYTTAQVLKVDGGISIG, encoded by the coding sequence ATGAATTTAAAAGATGATGTTGCTATTATCACAGGCGCTGCAAGTGGTATTGGTCAAGCGATTGCAGTGCAATTATCTCAGCAAGGGGTTCATACTGTTTTAGTAGATATTAATTCTTGTGAGGAAACGATTTCGATGTTAGCACATGAAAGCTATTTGGAATGTCTAGGTGATATTCGAGATGAAAAATTTGTTCAAGCGACTGTAAATCGAACTATTGGAAAGTATGGAGAAGTTCATATATTAGTTAATAACGCTGGAACAGCTAGTAGAAAAGATCTTGAAACAATGACATTAGAGGACTGGGATCGTGATTTAAATACAAATTTGAAAGCAGCTTTCTTGTTTACTCAAGCATGTGTTTATCCACATATGAAGGATGCAGGCTATGGAAGAATTATAAATATAAGTTCTGTTTCTGGATTAAATGGTGGTGTCACGTCAGGCAATGAAGGGAAAGGAAGATCGGGTCCAGCATATGCTGCGTCTAAAGGTGGTGTCATTGCATTAACAAAGTGGGTCGCAAAGGAATTAGGTCCATATGGCATCACATGTAACTCTGTTGCTCCAGGTGCTACTGCAACTGCAATTACTGCGGGGGTTCCTTATGATACAGGTCAACAGGTTATTAAACGTATGGGACAGCCTGATGATATTGCTGGTGCTGTATTGTACTTTGCTTCAAGAGACTCTAGTTATACAACTGCACAAGTTTTAAAGGTGGATGGGGGAATCAGTATTGGATAA